ACACATATTGATACCCTTTTTTATTGGCGGGAGAGAGTTGAGCTAGAGCTGCAGGAGGTGCTAATCGGCGGCTATCCATGCCACTGATTTCGACCGTTGTTCTTACTAAAGTAGAGGTTTTTATCTGCGCTGTTGATTAAGCCAACATGTGCGCTCGACTTATCGCTGTATTTGCTTAATGCCAGTGATGAAACCCCAAAGCTGGCGGTAACCGAGAGAGAGTGCTCTTCAAACTCAAACGGTTTGTCGGCAATTAAGTTACATAACTTATCGGCGACTGTCCTGGCTTGCTCGATAGAGGTGTCAGGCAGCACAATTAGGAACTCTTCTCCACCATATCGACAAACCCAATCTATCCCATTACGCAGGTTTTGATTGAGCCTTTCTACAAAGTTCACGAGTACCGCATCACCGCAGGGGTGTCCATGGGTATCGTTGAGTGATTTGAAGTGGTCGATATCCGTCATAATGACACTTAAATTACCATTCGTTCGCTCTACTCGTTTAACCTCATTCGGTAGCCTATCTTTGAGATATGCTCGATTATAGGCTCCGGTCAAGGTGTCTTTTTGCGCCTGATCGAAGTAGTAGCTCTTCATCTTTTCAAGTTGAACATGCTTATCGAGTATTCTCATCCCGCTTAGCACTCTGGCTCTTAACTCATCCTTACGGAACGGCTTGGTAATATAGTCGTCTGCACCACCCGATAAACACTGTATGAGATCGTCCGGGCTCGATTTTGAAGTAATCATGATTACATAGCGGGTATTAACCTCTGACTCTCGTAGCTTCTTAACGATTGAAAGCCCGTCTTGCCCTGGCATGACCCAGTCGCACAGAATCATTCGGTAGTCATAGGCCTCTAGGTGCTGGAATGCTTCAGAGTCATTACTGGCGGTATCAACCACCAGACCGGTAGACTCAAGGAGTAGCTTAGTTAGCTCCAGGTGAGTGAGGTCGTCATCAATTAAGAGTATTTTATGCTTCTCAATTCTATTCTCTAGCATTCTACTATCTAACACCGAAGGGGCCCTGTCTAAAGAGTTACTGAATGGCATAAGTGTTTTCTCCTAAAAGGTTGGTTGACAGCGCAGTATGGTAAATAGCCAATATCTTGGGGATTACTGCGTCCTCGGAATAGTGTGTGGTAATAGTGTCCACCGCTTTATCTCTCACAAGATTTTGAGTGGTGCTATTGATCTCGAGCCATTGTTGCAGCATGCTTTGAAGCGCTGATAAGGTTCCATCGAACAGAAAACCATTGCGGTTATGTTGAATTAATTTTGGTAGATCGCCGACTTTTGTGGCGATAACCGGCACTCGGTTAGCCATGGCTTCTAGAGCTGCTAATGGCAGTCCTTCGTTCAGTGAGGGCATTACCAGTAGATCAATCTCGTGCCATCGGCGCTGCATATCATCAACGGTACCGTGAAAATAAAGATTCGGTGGTGCGTTTTTTTCTAACGCTGAACGTAGAACACCATCACCGTAAACATGAAACTCATCACCCAGAAACAGCTCTGCCAGTTGACAGAAAAGGGCTGGATTTTTAACTTCATCTAAACGACCTACAAACGCAATTTGTCGCCCTTTTGGTGCTGCTGTAACCTGCTGCGAGGGAATAAAGTTGGGTAAAGTGGCTGCACACTGGCCTTTTAGCCTGTCGGCGATCTCGTCACTAACTGCAATATTGGTTGAGTATTTTGAACTCCAAATATCCAAGGCTGTATAAAGCCTTAGCTTACCCGACCCCATATCACCGTTATGAAAGGTAGAAATACAGGGCGTTTTGGTTCTTGCAGCGGCAAAGCGCCCAATAATATTCGCCTTGTAGCCATGGGTATGAATTAGGTCAGGCTGCTGATCTTTAATCGCATTGATAAGGTCCCATGGGCGACCATCAAGGGCTATAACCGGCACCTTAAATGAACTCAAGGTTCGTATAATGGGGTGCTTGGTGTGATAGTTAAGCAAAACAATGCTCACATGGTGGTTACGCTTTGCTAAGCCAGTGGCTAAATTTATGACGTGGGTCTCTATGCCGCCAACCGACCTGCTGTCGATCACCATAAACAGTTTTAAAGCTTTATTGGCCATATTAATCTCTCCTAATGTATAAAGGAGCTAGAGCAATTATCGAGCCTGTTTTTAAGTTGTTGATATATATGGGCTGGAGGAGGTTTTTTGTGTTTAGATAAGTTTTCTTTTGCCAAATGCTTTGCAGATTGCAATAACAAAATGAGCCGTTACAGCGTTACGCTTTTAAGTGTAGAACCACTAAACTATTGTTAAATA
This genomic window from Alkalimarinus sediminis contains:
- a CDS encoding diguanylate cyclase, producing the protein MPFSNSLDRAPSVLDSRMLENRIEKHKILLIDDDLTHLELTKLLLESTGLVVDTASNDSEAFQHLEAYDYRMILCDWVMPGQDGLSIVKKLRESEVNTRYVIMITSKSSPDDLIQCLSGGADDYITKPFRKDELRARVLSGMRILDKHVQLEKMKSYYFDQAQKDTLTGAYNRAYLKDRLPNEVKRVERTNGNLSVIMTDIDHFKSLNDTHGHPCGDAVLVNFVERLNQNLRNGIDWVCRYGGEEFLIVLPDTSIEQARTVADKLCNLIADKPFEFEEHSLSVTASFGVSSLALSKYSDKSSAHVGLINSADKNLYFSKNNGRNQWHG
- a CDS encoding glycosyltransferase family 4 protein yields the protein MANKALKLFMVIDSRSVGGIETHVINLATGLAKRNHHVSIVLLNYHTKHPIIRTLSSFKVPVIALDGRPWDLINAIKDQQPDLIHTHGYKANIIGRFAAARTKTPCISTFHNGDMGSGKLRLYTALDIWSSKYSTNIAVSDEIADRLKGQCAATLPNFIPSQQVTAAPKGRQIAFVGRLDEVKNPALFCQLAELFLGDEFHVYGDGVLRSALEKNAPPNLYFHGTVDDMQRRWHEIDLLVMPSLNEGLPLAALEAMANRVPVIATKVGDLPKLIQHNRNGFLFDGTLSALQSMLQQWLEINSTTQNLVRDKAVDTITTHYSEDAVIPKILAIYHTALSTNLLGENTYAIQ